From the genome of Natrinema marinum:
GACCGCCTCGACGACGACGGCTTCATCGTCCCCGGCCTCGGCGACGCCGGCGACCGGGCGTTCCGAACGACCTGAGTTTGCGGTCGTCGCGGCTTTCGACTGCCGACGGATTTTTGCTGATACACGGAATCGAACCCGTATGGACTACAGCGTCGTCGATCCCGACGATCTCGAGTACGTCGATGACCGCCCCTGCGACCTCCGGCGGCTAAGCGAGGCTGCGGGGATGGACGCAGTCGCGATCAACCGCTTCGACGCCGAACCGGGCGAACAGCTGCCGTTGGCCTACCACTACCACGAGACGCAAGAAGAGGCGTTCGTCGTCCTCTCGGGGACGTTACACGTCGAGACGCCCGACGGCGACCTCGAGGTGCCCGCGGGATCGCTGTTCGCGGCCCCGCCGGAGGCACCCCACCGGGCGTACAACCCCGTCGACGCCGACGAGCCGGTGTCGGTCGTCGCCATCGGTGCGCCGCCGGTCAGCGGCGACGCCGTGCCCTACGAGCCCGACGAGTGACGGTGTAGCGGGGCTCGAGCCGTCTCACGCTCCCGGCGCTCGCGAGCCGCATCCGCAGGTGTCGACCTCGAGCAACGCGTCCACCAGGCAGCGTCCGGCAACGGTGGCCGGAAGGCGATCGCCGCCGACGCCTCGATCCGCACCCGGTCGGACGGTCGTGAGTGAATAGCGTTGGCCCGTCCAACCCCTTCGTTTCCGGTCGAACTCCGCTTCTAGCCCGAATCGGCGATCCGCCGTGACGACTCCACTCGTTACTATTTTAACACAACCGCCCGTCCGTTCGGATATGACTGGTCGTGGCTCGACCGAGCGGCCCGCAATCGGCGACCGAATCGCCGAGTCGCCCGAGGCGACGTTTCCGTTCGCGTTCGCGGGCTACGTCGGCACGCTCGTTGCCACCCTCGCGGCGTTCGCCGTCGTGCGCGTGGACATCTCGCCGACTGTCGCCGGCGCGGTCGTCGTCGTCGGCTTTCTCGTCGGGACGCTCGTTGGCGTCGCCATCGCGGGACGGGACCAGCGGCTCCCGGTGCGTCTCGGCCGGAGCTGGCGTCGACGGACCGCCGTCCTGAGCCCGGCCGCGCCGCTCGGCCTGATCGCTGGCGCCGCGTGGCTCGGTCGGCTCGAGCCCGATGTCGGCCTCGTCGGGCTCGGCGCGATGTTCCTCGTCGCGATCATCGGCCTCGTCACGATGCGGTTGGCGGAGACCTGTTACGTGGCGTCGATCACCGCCGACGAGCCCAGAGCGCACTGGCGATGGGAGCCGCCGAGCACGCGGCGGCTGGATACGTTCGTCCTCGCGGTGTGGCTCCTGCTGGGCGCGACCAACGCCTACGGCGGCGAGTGGGCGAGCGCGATCGTCTGGACGGGGCTCGCGCTCGGCTGGATGTGTACCGGTCTCGCCGAAGGTCGGTGGCGGATCGCGTCGTTCGGCGAACCGCCCGAAATTCGCGTCCACGATGCCGGGCTCGTCACGCAACGGCCCTACACGCGGGCGATCGTCCCGTGGTCCGACGTGTCCCGCGTCCGGCTGCGCGAGGACGAACTCGTCCTCGATCGGGGCTTCTTCGACGTCCGCTTCGAGCGCGACCAGCTCGCCGACCTCGAGGCCGCGCGGGCGGTGATCGAACAGCACCTCGACGCGAGTCGGGCCGGTCCGGGCACCGCGCCGCGATAGTCGCCGCGTTCGCGGGTCTCGGCCCTGCTTCACGCGAGGTCCGCCCGGCCGCTCGTGGCGCTTCGGAGCCGGTCTCGCAGCGCTGCGCTCTCTGCGAGCGGGACGCGCACGTCGAAGGTGACCGCGGTTTCGTACTCGGCGTCGAACTCGTACCCCTCGCTCTCGAGAATCGAGCGGACGGTACCGGAATCGTCGTATTCGACCGTAATCG
Proteins encoded in this window:
- a CDS encoding cupin domain-containing protein → MDYSVVDPDDLEYVDDRPCDLRRLSEAAGMDAVAINRFDAEPGEQLPLAYHYHETQEEAFVVLSGTLHVETPDGDLEVPAGSLFAAPPEAPHRAYNPVDADEPVSVVAIGAPPVSGDAVPYEPDE